The stretch of DNA CCGCTGGGGAGCTCGAGGTTGGGGTCCTGGGCGATAGAGAACATGTAGTCGGAGGCCAGGGCTTCGGAGTAGAAGTGGGCCGTGACGGTGATGGGCGTGCCAGCCTTGACCTCGCGCACCCTCGCCCTCCCGCTCCTCCCCACGATGCCGGTGAGGAGGTAGCCCTCCGCGCCGTCGACGGCGAGGGGCTCTACGGAGAACTGCTTCTCGGCCCTCTTCGGGAAGTCGATCCTGGCCCTGTGCAGGAACTCGTAGACGACCCTCAGCGCGAAGCTCCCGCTCCAGCTCACCACGGGGGTGTCTTGGCGGGGAATCAGGGTCAGGGAGACCGTGTAGATCCTCGGCTTCTCCACGCGGCTGCACCGGCCGCTAACCAGACGCGCGGGTAAAATATAATGGTGACGGCAGTCCACGCGGGAAAATTTCCACGAAGAACTGCTATCCTCCCGAGATATAATCCGGTAAAACTCCGTTTTTCAGAAACATTCACCTGTAACAGCCGAAGGCCGTTGAAACTTCACTTTCACTCATATCTTCATCAGGAATAAAAGTTCAGGTTCTGAAATGTGTTTCAGGCGGTTGGGTTGCCGGCGGCGCCCGTGGCGTACGCGTCGAGGCTGGAGGGGGTGTTCAAGGCGTGCCTAGAGCTGTCGGCGGAGAGGGGCTACTTCACCCCCTCGGAGCTGGCCGAGAGGCTCGGCGTGACGGAGAGGATGGCCAGGTACTACCTCATCGACCTGGTCTCGATCGGCGCGGTCGAGTACGCTGGGGGTGGGAGGTACAGGCTAACGGAGGGCGCCTCTAGGGCGGTTTTGAGGGCCGAGGTGTTCGGAGCCGACTCGCAGCTGGAGAGCGTGGTCGCTGAGACGTTGCTGAGCAACCCCGAGGTCGCGGACGCGCTCTTCGAGAGGGTCTACAGGCTGAGGAAGAGGCTGGAGGCCCTAGGCGACAGGGGCGCACTCAGGAGGGCCTTCGAGTCCCTAGCGGGGGACGTGCTGGTCGGGGACAGGGCGATTCTCTCTTCGAGGGAGCTTGAGCCGTCGAGGCCCGCTACGCTGGCGGGGGCTGCCTACGAGGCGGTGCTGAGGGACTACGCGCTGGCCGGCAGCATCGTCATCGCGGTTGCGTACCTCGCGGCGTGCGTGGCGCACGTCCAGCTGGACGAGGCGGGGCAGGTCTCCGGGGTGCGGTTTGTGAGGCGGCCGGACCTGAGGAGCTTCAGGGGCTCGCAGCCCTTTGACGAGGGCGTGCTGGAGCTGGCCGTGGAGAGGCCCGAGCTGCTGGCGGCGGGCAGGAGGCTCGCGGCGAGGTTCATCGTCGCCAGGATGACCTACGAGGCCATGAGGAGCCAGGTGGAGTCCGAGCCCCCTGAGCTGGCCCTGCTCGGCGGGAGCCTCTGGCCGCACGGCTTCGTGGTCTGGGGTAGCAGGGAGCTGCAGAAGCTGAAGGAGGGCATGGAGTCCGCGTTCCTCGACCTCCTCGAAGCCGCCTCCTCGAGGGGGGTCACGCTCGCCGGCGTTGTCCTGGTCCCGAGGGACAGCAGGCTGTTCGCGGCCGTGAGCGGGAGGCTGGGGCTGAGCGGGCCCGCGGTCAGCGACTTCGCGCTCCTCTCCTACGTCCTCGAGCCCTGGGAGTACACGGCGCCTATGAGCCTCGAGAGGGAGAGGGGGAAGAGCGTCAGCGGGTGGTACGAGTTCTACTGGAAGGTCGGCGAGAGGCTCGTGAAGGTCGAGTACGTGACGCGCTCCGACCCCCTAGCCGTCCAGGAGGAGATCGTCCGGGCGCTCAAGGGCAACTTCTACGCCCGCGGCGAGCCCCTGGGAGTGGCGGAGGCGAAGGCGGAGGCCGGCAGGCTCGTCAGGCACCTCGAGGCGTGGTTCAGGGGGGCTCTGGCGGTGATCGCACGTGGAGAAGCTAGGGGTAGTTATTAGCAGGAACCCGCCGACCGAGCTCGCGTTCGAGTTCGAGGTCACCGAGCCGGGCTCGGTCGCCACGGGGGACTTCATCGAGGTCCCCGTCGAGGGGGGCACGCTCCTAGCCAGGGTCGTGAGCGTCCAGGCGATCAACGCGGCGCTCAGCGAGGTCGGGGTCGTCTCGGAGGCCAGCGAGTACGGCCTCAGGCTGCCAGCGTCCACCCTACTCGCCGCCTCCGAGGTGCAGGTCGCGAGGGCTAGGGCGCTCGAGGTAGTGACCGCTTCGGGCGAGCTGGTCCCGCCGATGCTCCCGCCCAGCCCTGGGACGCCGGTCTACCCGGCTTCGAGGGACTACCTGATGAGGCTGCTCGGCCTCAGAGAGGGAGGGGTGAGGCTCGGGGAGCTCTGGCGCGTGGGCGTGGAGGCGCTCCTCGACGCGGACACGCTCGTCAGGCACCACGTGGCCGTAGTGGGGGCGACGGGCTCGGGGAAGTCGCACACCCTGGGCGTGCTGGCCGAGGAGCTGCTCGACCACGGCTACCCGGTCGTCGTGGTGGACGTGCACGGCGAGTACGGCTTCCTGGAGGGGGAGGGCTACAGGGTGAGGAGGGCGAGGATCACCGAGGTGCTCCTGAAGCCCGGCCTCCTGAGCCCCGACGCCGTGGCGGAGGCCACGGAGATGACCGAGGTACAGCGGGACCTCCTGCACCTCGCCTACGAGGAGAGCGACGGCGTCGAGCTGAGCGACATCATATCCAGCGTCGAGAGCACCGCCGAGAGGTACGGGTTCAGGAGGGAGACGGTGATAGGGGTCGTGAGGAGGCTCAGGACGCTGAAGGCTATGGGCATCTTCACCGGGGGCGGCGGGGCAGGGCCACCAGAGGAGCTCGTGGAGGAGGGCAGGGCCACAATCCTCGACGCCGGGCTCGGGCTCCCGGACAGGGCTACTGGGGCGCTCGTGGGCTCCATCGCCTGGGCGCTCTTCGAGCTGAGGAGGACCAACGATGTGCCCGGCTTCGCCCTTATCGTCGACGAGGCGCAGAGGTTCCTCCCGCAGGACGAGGACGTCTTCTCGAAGAGGGCGCTACGCGTCATGGCCAGGGAGGGG from Infirmifilum sp. NZ encodes:
- a CDS encoding ATP-binding protein, producing MEKLGVVISRNPPTELAFEFEVTEPGSVATGDFIEVPVEGGTLLARVVSVQAINAALSEVGVVSEASEYGLRLPASTLLAASEVQVARARALEVVTASGELVPPMLPPSPGTPVYPASRDYLMRLLGLREGGVRLGELWRVGVEALLDADTLVRHHVAVVGATGSGKSHTLGVLAEELLDHGYPVVVVDVHGEYGFLEGEGYRVRRARITEVLLKPGLLSPDAVAEATEMTEVQRDLLHLAYEESDGVELSDIISSVESTAERYGFRRETVIGVVRRLRTLKAMGIFTGGGGAGPPEELVEEGRATILDAGLGLPDRATGALVGSIAWALFELRRTNDVPGFALIVDEAQRFLPQDEDVFSKRALRVMAREGRKFGVGLMVASQRVVGLDKDVLSQCGTKIVLRMDSATDLAMLKPLLGSSLRLVPHLPRGIALVAGVAVRYPVLVKVRPRKG